A section of the Acanthochromis polyacanthus isolate Apoly-LR-REF ecotype Palm Island chromosome 1, KAUST_Apoly_ChrSc, whole genome shotgun sequence genome encodes:
- the ccdc177 gene encoding LOW QUALITY PROTEIN: coiled-coil domain-containing protein 177 (The sequence of the model RefSeq protein was modified relative to this genomic sequence to represent the inferred CDS: inserted 9 bases in 7 codons; deleted 5 bases in 5 codons; substituted 3 bases at 3 genomic stop codons): MVDPSEAEEQKTSCKGPHWNASPTAPTTEERWGRRVLRRRPTGSSEPXVPATHASPPEATSQVAAPQQPRTDGDSSPKLHLDLYNFDSPAAEGSRYVLTSPRSLEACADVGVKPVELLXRPLTDFAREAPGRSMRVATGLFEVYERGRHSKLRQCREERERXVREEKRRIXQATANSSSSGVSSTSIDQTSSSPVLNSSPDVSSRGAAAANLXNSFIXSSLSTLSTSLNLLRLRXTGSITSTPSSRGGFQGSSKTSISSSSEQIKPAWPLSSGPPPVVRKSSGGKPSNTFPRSTPNLPXFPRANSTLTSSVSKPAVQSAGTPLNGVTKGPFSQHNGHLGFHPKVRGRSHSLESLQRRMDPICTSTSTTTTTTTCTSSESGASSLYSWDGARDHWAKSSSPRARTLATFNSLMGRSLSLGDLSHSPQTTQKVERIVKEVKRRGLKAVSERDRKIAALMLARYQEEDIMSQTRYVAHLQWDSERRMEELRREQEDREKQRAVLQCQRVWQTQVSIRQRRLSQQERESAAAKMRQAEEAEERWRELAEQQERTRLLRLQQAAREEKHKKALQEQNLKALEEERAAMLEQERLLLKEKLTMAELKRQEKEHQAXEERRGLNKAEKRRHAALIQEIARREQEERDEARRAAEEKLSRSLENYEQIVERRGQELKEKAKREEKQIQKARRAAEKRERQQQQLLEARVKEAEKRAQQAALVAEERAREKAQRAVQSRQEKERLQKLNRQRVEEEEKQRRLELLQSIERKLEKSEQIFKEKRAVLESARSVARXSFHVRDKVREETNMRTFDKMALEAQLKASLDDKTNP, encoded by the exons ATGGTCGACCCCTCGGAGGCTGAGGAGCAGAAAACAAGTTGTAAAGGCCCACACTGGAACGCCAGT CCGACGGCGCCCACGACAGAAGAAAGATGGGGACGCCGAGTTTTGAGACGCCGCCCGACTGGCAGCTCTGAGCCGTGAGTCCCTGCCACACATGCGTCTCCTCCCGAGGCCACCTCTCAGGTTGCCGCACCTCAGCAACCTCGAACTGATGGAGATTCGTCTCCTAAGTTGCACCTGGATCTATACAACTTTGACTCGCCGGCTGCAGAGGGAAGCCGCTATGTGCTAACAAGCCCCCGCTCTCTGGAGGCCTGTGCCGATGTGGGGGTCAAACCGGTGGAGCTGC CTCGACCGCTCACCGACTTCGCCCGGGAAGCTCCGGGTCGATCCATGCGAGTCGCCACGGGATTGTTTGAAGTCTACGAGCGGGGACGGCACTCCAAACTGAGGCAGtgcagggaggagagggaga ttGTACGGGAGGAGAAACGGAGGA CGCAGGCGACGgcgaacagcagcagcagcggagTATCATCGACCTCCATAGACCAAACTTCTTCGAGCccagtcctaaactcaagcccTGATGTGTCCTCTAGAGGTGCCGCAGCCGCCAACCTCTAAAACTCTTTTATCTAAAGCTCCCTCTCCACTCTTAGTACTTCACTAAATCTTCTCCGTCTTCG AACAGGTTCCATAACCTCCACACCTTCCAGCAGAGGTGGATTTCAAGGCTCGTCCAAAACATCCATT TCCTCATCGTCAGAACAAATAAAACCTGCCTGGCCGCTCTCGTCCGGCCCTCCACCGGTGGTCCGGAAGTCTTCAGGCGGTAAACCATCAAACACTTTCCCCAGATCAACACCAAACCTCCC CTTCCCCCGAGCCAACTCCACGTTAACATCCTCGGTGTCGAAACCTGCAGTCCAGAGTGCTGGAACGCCTCTGAATGGCGTAACTAAAGGGCCGTTTTCTCAGCACAATGGACACCTGGGATTTCACCCCAAGGTGCGAGGAAGAAGCCATTCGCTCGAGTCTTTACAGCGAAGGATGGATCCCATCTGCACCTCAACCTCCACCACCACAACTACCACAACGTGCACCTCCTCGGAGTCAGGTGCTTCCTCTCTTTACAGTTGGGATGGTGCGCGAGATCACTGGGCGAAATCCTCCAGCCCTCGAGCTCGAACACTGGCCACCTTCAACTCCCTGATGGGTCGCAGCCTGAGCCTCGGCGACCTGAGCCACTCTCCTCAGACCACG CAGAAGGTGGAGCGCATCGTGAAGGAGGTGAAGCGTCGAGGCCTGAAGGCCGTGTCGGAACGTGACCGCAAGATCGCAGCGTTGATGCTCGCCAGATATCAAGAGGAGGACATCATGAGTCAGACTCGGTACGTCGCTCACCTTCAGTGGGACAGCGAGCGAAGGATGGAGGAGCTTCGACGGGAGCAGGAGGATAGGGAGAAGCAGCGAGCGGTGCTTCAGTGTCAGCGAGTTTGGCAGACGCAAGTGTCGATACGGCAGCGACGGCTGAGCCAGCAGGAGCGAGAATCGGCAGCTGCCAAAATGCGACAGGCCGAGGAGGCCGAGGAACGATGGAGGGAGCTGGCGGAGCAGCAGGAGCGAACCCGATtgctgaggctgcagcaggCAGCAAGAGAGGAG AAGCACAAGAAAGCTCTTCAGGAG CAGAACCTGAAGgccctggaggaggagagggccGCCATGCTGGAACAGGAGaggctgctgctgaaggagaagctCACCATGGCCGAGCTGAAGAGGCAGGAGAAGGAGCACCAGG AGGAGGAGAGACGAGGCCTGAACAAAGCAGAGAAGAGACGCCACGCCGCCTTGATCCAGGAAATCGCTCGCCGAGAGCAAGAGGAGAGGGACGAGGCCAGGAGGGCAGCAGAGGAGAAGCTGAGCCGCTCGCTGGAAAACTACGAACAG ATTGTTGAGCGTCGAGGGCAGGAGCTGAAAGAAAAGGCAAAGCGTGAGGAGAAGCAGATCCAGAAAGCTCGTAGGGCCGCAGAGAAACgtgagaggcagcagcagcagcttctggagGCTCGGGTGAAGGAGGCCGAGAAACGAGCCCAACAGGCGGCTCTGGTGGCCGAAGAAAGGGCCAGAGAAAAAGCCCAGCGAGCCGTCCAGAGCCGGCAGGAGAAGGAGCGACTGCAAAAGCTCAACAGGCAGCgagtggaggaagaggagaagcagaggaggctggagctgctgcagtccatcgagaggaagctggagaagaGCGAGCAGATCTTCAAGGAAAAGAGAGCGGTGCTGGAGAGCGCCCGGTCCGTCGCTC GCTCTTTCCATGTTCGAGACAAAGTGCGGGAGGAGACCAACATGcgtacttttgataaaatggcCCTGGAAGCTCAGCTCAAAGCCAGCCTCGATGACAAAACAAACCCATAG